The genomic region AAAATATGTTAACCGGTATCTATTACTGCTAGGCATTGTGCTTATTCCTACCACAACCTTTTCACAGAATATACTTGATATTAGGAGCCACAACCAGATTACAGAAGGCATACCGTTGGAAGATTATCTTTCAGTTTATGAGGATGTCGAGGATACAACAAACCTTACCACACTACTACACAATCCAGATTTGTTCAATCCATTGTTGGGTTTTAAGGGTAAGAATCCAGTTAGTAAGTACTACCTCAAGTTTACAATATCTAACAAGACAAGCGAACAGATCGATTTAGCACTGACCTTTAAAAATCTAACCTATGTAGAACTTTACATTCTGGATGGGAACAGAATAGTGAAACATAAACTTTCCGGAACCTTCCAAAAAGCCGACAGCATAAATTTTACCGATAGCAGAACTCACTTTGAGCTTATGTTTGGGGCCAACACCACCACCAATATTCTTCTGGTAGTAAAACACACCAAGCACCATATGCCTCCCCTAAATTTCGTTGTAAGGGAAATGCAAAGCCACCTAAAAGCAAAATACACAAAACAGATCTACGATTTTTTTATTCTAGGCGCATTCTTCATATTTATCATCCTCAGCATACTCTCCTTTGCCTTTACTCGAAACAAGCACTACCTGTGGCTCACGATATATTCTTTAGGAATGACCTCCTATGGCTTTTTGCTAAACGGCTATATGCTCGATGCTGTTTTTCCAAACCATGCTCCCATTGTGTGGAGTATAATTGCATTTTTACCTAACATTTCGAGTATAGGGATAATTCTCCTCATCAAAGATTTTTTTAAACTAAAAACTGTAACCCCTTTTCTTAATATACTACTAACGTGGCTGGTGGGAAGCATAATTATTCAGGCCTTTGTCTCATACTCAATAATTGTAATTTATTCAAATTATCTGTTTGCCAGCAAGATTAACGTCCTTTGGTTTAGTTTCCAAAACATTATTGTACTTGTGGTTGCTTTCAAGGTATGGAGGAATTTGCATTTGCCCCAGCGGATATTTGCCATTGCAGCTATTGCCCATGCAGGCCTTTTTATTGGAGGAGCGACGCTCTTCTTCCTTTTAAGGGAAAGGAGTAATCAGATTCTTTCCATAATTAATGATTTAGGCGGTGTTTTTGTTATCTCCTTCTCTACCATCGCCGTAGCAGAGCAAATGCGGTCAAGTGAAACAGAAAAGTATCATGCTCTTAAATCAATGGATGAGTTACGACTGAAGCAAAACCAATTCCTTGAAGAAACCGTCACCATTCGAACCCAAGAACTTATAATTGCCAACAGTTCCCTGAACGAACAGAAAATAGAACTCCAAAATAGAAACGAAAAAATAGAAATTCTGCTGAAGGAGATTCACCACCGGGTGAAAAATAACCTGCAGCTAATATCAAGCCTTCTTGAACTGCATCTTAAAAAGGATAGCGATGATAAACTAGTCTCTATTATTGCCGATGGGCAAAATAGGGTAAAAGCAATGTCCCTAATCCACCAAATGCTGTTTCAGGATGAAAACCTCGCTATTATTTCCATGGAGGACTACATTTACAAGTTATTGGAACAAGTTAAAACCACCTATACCAGTCCGCGCGCAACGGAAGTTATAGTTGATTGCCACGGAATTCAGTTCGACCTCGATACCGCTATTCCGTTGGGCTTAATTATAAACGAGCTGGTAACCAATGCCTTTAAATATGCCCTTTACTTTTCGGAATACCCGAAACTTTCCATAACATTGCAGAAACAAACGAACGAAGACTACGTGCTTGCCGTCTACGATAATGGGCCTGGCCTACCCACAAATTTTGACTTCCAAAATAATGAGGGTATTGGTCTACATATTATTCCAAGGCTATGCAAGCAACTGCATGGTTCATTTTCAAACAGCTTTAACCAAGGAACCACTTTCACGGTAACCTTTAAGGATACTCTCACCCGAAAACTGACGCTCTAATGCCAAATAGCCCAAGGAAAGTTTTAGTTGTTGAAGACGAAATCATTATTGCCGATAGCATTGTGAAATCGTTGAATAGCGTAGGCTACATAAGCTTTGAACCCGCCTTGAACTACAGCCAGGCCATAGAGTCGATGGAAAAAGAGTTGCCCGATATTGCCATCATCGACATTCAGCTTTCTGGCGTAAAGGATGGAGTTGATTTAGCCGAAATCATAAATAGCCAATATCGCATCCCCTTTATATTCCTCACCTCCAACTCCGATCAGAACACGCTAGAGCGAGCCAAGCAAACCAAACCCAGCGCCTACCTGCTGAAGCCATTTACCAAACAGGATATATACACCTCGCTGGAAATTGCCCTTTATAACTTCGATCAAAAAAAGGAACAAATTACCGAGCCCACGGTTTATGAACCCTATTTACTGGTAAAGAAAGGTACCTCCTACCACAAAATTGTTTTTGATGACATTGTTTTCCTTAAGAGCGAGCATGTATACCTCGAAATAGTTACCCGGCAAAACCAAAAATATGTTGTGCGCACCTCACTAACCGATTACCTCAAAAAACTACCATCCAACTTTGCCCGGGTTCATCGCAGCTATGCCGTAAACATTCGATTCATTGAAAAGATAAATTCTAATGAAATCGTTTTACCCGAGTATTCCATCCCTTTGTCAAAAGACTATCGTAAAGAATTGTTGAAAAATTTCGGGTAGTCTGTCAACCTGATATTTAGTAAAGGATTTTTCTCACATCCATTCAGAACACTTTTGGGGGCACTTAGAACAAAATAGTAGGCTTAAATAACATTCTCTTATTTAGCCCCTTAAGCAGCCATTCATTTGCAATACATTTACGTTAATACAGTAAGAAAATTCTTAGTGTAAGAGTTTCGTGCATTGATCCTATCAGCATTGATAACAGAAAAACAACACCGTATACTTGCATGATTTTACGAAACACAAATATTGGTAACAAAAAAACAGTTTTTAGGAAGGATAAAAATGGGTGTAACAAATAGACTAACGGTATGGCTATTTTTCATTATCTCTTTTCATTTGCATTAGAATAATGGTGGAATGAACGACTTTCAATAAAAATCAATAATTATCCGTAACTTATCCAAATCTACTTCATAGTTAATGCTATTTTGATTCTCCCATAAATAAAAAACCTTCGTGTAATAATCGCGTGGGTAAGGAACAAACTATTTATTGCAACTTGAAGTGATTATGAAATTTGCAAGAAAAACACTGCTCTTAATATCT from Williamwhitmania taraxaci harbors:
- a CDS encoding LytR/AlgR family response regulator transcription factor; protein product: MPNSPRKVLVVEDEIIIADSIVKSLNSVGYISFEPALNYSQAIESMEKELPDIAIIDIQLSGVKDGVDLAEIINSQYRIPFIFLTSNSDQNTLERAKQTKPSAYLLKPFTKQDIYTSLEIALYNFDQKKEQITEPTVYEPYLLVKKGTSYHKIVFDDIVFLKSEHVYLEIVTRQNQKYVVRTSLTDYLKKLPSNFARVHRSYAVNIRFIEKINSNEIVLPEYSIPLSKDYRKELLKNFG
- a CDS encoding histidine kinase dimerization/phosphoacceptor domain -containing protein, whose amino-acid sequence is MSVRKYVNRYLLLLGIVLIPTTTFSQNILDIRSHNQITEGIPLEDYLSVYEDVEDTTNLTTLLHNPDLFNPLLGFKGKNPVSKYYLKFTISNKTSEQIDLALTFKNLTYVELYILDGNRIVKHKLSGTFQKADSINFTDSRTHFELMFGANTTTNILLVVKHTKHHMPPLNFVVREMQSHLKAKYTKQIYDFFILGAFFIFIILSILSFAFTRNKHYLWLTIYSLGMTSYGFLLNGYMLDAVFPNHAPIVWSIIAFLPNISSIGIILLIKDFFKLKTVTPFLNILLTWLVGSIIIQAFVSYSIIVIYSNYLFASKINVLWFSFQNIIVLVVAFKVWRNLHLPQRIFAIAAIAHAGLFIGGATLFFLLRERSNQILSIINDLGGVFVISFSTIAVAEQMRSSETEKYHALKSMDELRLKQNQFLEETVTIRTQELIIANSSLNEQKIELQNRNEKIEILLKEIHHRVKNNLQLISSLLELHLKKDSDDKLVSIIADGQNRVKAMSLIHQMLFQDENLAIISMEDYIYKLLEQVKTTYTSPRATEVIVDCHGIQFDLDTAIPLGLIINELVTNAFKYALYFSEYPKLSITLQKQTNEDYVLAVYDNGPGLPTNFDFQNNEGIGLHIIPRLCKQLHGSFSNSFNQGTTFTVTFKDTLTRKLTL